A stretch of the Thiomicrorhabdus indica genome encodes the following:
- a CDS encoding NAD-dependent succinate-semialdehyde dehydrogenase: protein MSMMQSINPATNELLAEFETWDDETVDYVITQAGYMFADWGKLTPIEDRCLLIKRAADTLRDDAEILAELITLEMGKTHREALAEIEKSAWLCEYYAENGPSHLADEMIETDASKSYVAYLPLGVILGVMPWNFPFWQVFRFAVPALLAGNTALLKHASNVPQCALAIEEVFRKSGFPDHTFSNLMIGSDKVEQVIRHKMVRGVALTGSENAGRKVAAIAGSELKKTVLELGGSDAFIVLEDANFREAVDAAVKGRFQNMGQSCIASKRFIVDQMQADKFIEMFKEAVESHFVAGNPMEKSTTLAPMARQDLLDELHDQVMRSVELGAKIVTGGYQLDREGCYYAPTILTDVTSNMPAFSEELFGPVAVVLKSSEPAHALGIANGVDFGLGGSIFTTDMATAETMARGMESGATFVNSISFSDPRMPFGGIKNSGYGRELSAQGIREFTNIKSIWMK from the coding sequence ATGTCAATGATGCAATCTATTAATCCTGCTACGAATGAACTGTTGGCAGAGTTTGAAACGTGGGATGATGAAACGGTTGATTATGTCATCACTCAAGCCGGTTATATGTTTGCTGATTGGGGAAAGTTAACGCCCATTGAGGACCGTTGTTTATTAATCAAACGTGCAGCGGATACGCTACGTGATGATGCTGAAATTTTGGCTGAGTTGATCACTCTAGAAATGGGTAAAACCCATCGGGAAGCTTTGGCAGAAATCGAAAAATCAGCATGGCTTTGTGAATATTACGCAGAAAATGGACCTTCTCATTTAGCGGATGAAATGATTGAAACCGATGCATCCAAAAGCTATGTGGCGTATTTGCCGCTGGGAGTCATTTTGGGTGTGATGCCATGGAATTTTCCTTTTTGGCAAGTTTTCCGTTTTGCGGTGCCTGCATTGCTTGCTGGGAATACCGCTTTGCTTAAACATGCATCCAATGTTCCTCAGTGTGCTTTGGCGATTGAAGAAGTTTTTCGTAAGTCGGGATTCCCCGATCATACTTTCTCGAATTTAATGATTGGCTCGGATAAGGTTGAGCAGGTGATTCGCCACAAAATGGTACGCGGTGTTGCTTTGACCGGTTCTGAAAATGCAGGGCGTAAAGTGGCTGCGATTGCCGGATCTGAACTTAAGAAAACGGTTTTAGAATTGGGTGGTTCAGATGCGTTTATTGTTTTAGAGGATGCTAATTTCCGTGAGGCGGTGGATGCTGCGGTCAAAGGGCGTTTTCAGAATATGGGCCAAAGTTGTATTGCCTCTAAACGCTTTATTGTCGATCAGATGCAAGCCGACAAATTTATTGAAATGTTTAAAGAAGCCGTTGAGTCGCATTTCGTGGCAGGAAATCCTATGGAGAAATCGACTACGCTTGCACCGATGGCGCGCCAAGATTTATTGGATGAATTGCATGATCAGGTCATGAGGTCTGTGGAGCTTGGGGCGAAAATTGTCACTGGCGGTTATCAGTTAGACCGCGAAGGTTGCTACTATGCGCCAACCATCTTGACAGATGTTACATCGAATATGCCAGCATTCAGTGAAGAATTGTTTGGCCCTGTCGCTGTTGTTTTGAAATCATCAGAGCCAGCTCATGCATTAGGCATCGCGAATGGCGTTGATTTTGGATTGGGCGGTTCAATCTTTACAACGGATATGGCTACGGCCGAAACCATGGCTCGGGGAATGGAGTCCGGTGCGACATTTGTGAACAGTATTTCTTTTTCTGATCCAAGAATGCCGTTTGGAGGGATTAAAAATTCTGGGTATGGCCGAGAATTATCTGCGCAAGGAATTCGTGAGTTTACGAATATTAAGTCGATTTGGATGAAGTAG
- a CDS encoding dihydroorotase codes for MAKAPTSILIKRATMVNEGESKITDVLVENGRIAKIADVIDAQVEQVIDASGLHLLPGFIDDQVHFREPGLTDKADIATESKAAVAGGTTTFMEMPNVKPPTVTIDLLEEKYAIGAKKSWANYSFYFGGTNDNVEEIKKVNPRNVCGVKVFMGSSTGNMLVDQEEALRGIFTHSPTIIATHCEDTPMIKEREAQWKEKFGEDIPAGEHPKIRFHEACYKSSSMAVKLAKETGARLHILHITTADELELFEPGPVKGKKITAEACTHHLWFSDADYESKGHFIKCNPAIKTQKDRDAVRQALIDGRIDVVATDHAPHLEAEKHNPYFSAPAGLPQVQKSLNVLLDLVDQGVFTLEQVVEKMAHNVADLFEIEERGYIREGYWADLVLVDLNKPHVDKKDEVLYKCGWSPWEGHKFTNSVIGTIVSGELKYYMGEFADFTPGQRLLFNR; via the coding sequence ATGGCAAAAGCACCGACATCAATTTTAATCAAACGCGCTACGATGGTGAATGAAGGTGAAAGTAAAATCACGGACGTACTCGTCGAAAATGGTCGTATTGCGAAGATTGCTGACGTCATTGATGCGCAGGTGGAGCAAGTCATTGATGCCAGCGGTTTACATTTGTTGCCAGGGTTTATTGATGATCAGGTGCATTTTCGTGAGCCAGGTTTAACTGATAAAGCGGATATTGCAACAGAATCTAAAGCGGCGGTTGCAGGTGGCACCACGACATTTATGGAGATGCCAAATGTGAAGCCTCCTACTGTCACAATCGACTTGTTGGAAGAAAAATATGCGATTGGGGCAAAAAAATCTTGGGCGAACTATTCTTTCTATTTTGGTGGAACCAACGATAACGTTGAAGAGATTAAAAAAGTCAATCCTCGTAATGTCTGTGGTGTGAAAGTGTTTATGGGATCTTCCACAGGAAATATGTTGGTTGACCAAGAAGAAGCGTTACGCGGTATTTTTACACACAGCCCAACAATTATTGCGACGCACTGCGAAGATACGCCGATGATTAAAGAACGTGAAGCGCAATGGAAAGAGAAGTTTGGTGAAGATATACCGGCCGGTGAACATCCTAAGATTCGTTTCCATGAAGCCTGTTATAAGTCTTCTTCCATGGCGGTAAAACTCGCTAAGGAAACGGGGGCGCGTTTGCATATTTTGCACATTACGACGGCGGATGAGTTAGAACTGTTTGAACCGGGTCCAGTAAAAGGTAAAAAAATTACGGCAGAGGCTTGTACGCACCATCTTTGGTTCTCGGACGCGGATTATGAAAGCAAAGGACATTTCATTAAATGTAACCCAGCAATCAAAACGCAAAAAGATCGAGATGCAGTGCGACAAGCATTGATTGATGGACGAATTGATGTGGTAGCAACGGATCATGCACCGCACTTGGAAGCAGAAAAACACAATCCATATTTTTCGGCACCTGCCGGTTTGCCTCAGGTGCAAAAATCACTGAATGTGTTGTTGGATTTGGTTGATCAGGGAGTGTTCACACTTGAACAAGTGGTTGAGAAAATGGCGCACAATGTGGCAGACCTGTTTGAAATTGAAGAGCGCGGATATATCCGTGAAGGTTATTGGGCAGATTTAGTCTTAGTTGATCTGAACAAGCCGCATGTTGATAAAAAAGACGAGGTGCTTTACAAGTGCGGTTGGTCACCATGGGAAGGCCATAAGTTTACCAATAGTGTGATTGGTACAATTGTTTCCGGGGAGTTGAAATACTACATGGGAGAGTTTGCCGACTTTACACCGGGACAACGTTTACTGTTTAATCGATAA
- a CDS encoding ABC transporter substrate-binding protein, with translation MQSGIFFCGKARYDVCMFFFKASPFVFMFVQLRFFFLSVLTVLLVAPSSSWSDASIASNLPQKPGNEASKICAYIASYAPGYEWQDRLEKSLKKTLKNHCTIKTHYMNSKKLSSFEQLKAAGDKAKDFIENINPSLVIVSDDNAVQYVLKEHYRNITTSFVFCGVNNSGGNYGLPYRNTTGMIETSPYRNLFQILFREYPGKSHIAYLTTTGTTAAKNIAEFHSLIKELQLPKSSAYRVQSEEDWKQIFTKLQNDPTVDFIILGNNAAFPQWNRKENIEWVKTHTRKVTAATQKWMMDYAAIGYTKVPEEQGEWAGLTAVEILKGVPIQYLSVVPNQKFTFWKNESLIQELEPPLSGSLLKQARSFQPPSSATQEEKGLHP, from the coding sequence ATGCAATCTGGAATTTTCTTTTGTGGAAAAGCTCGCTATGATGTTTGCATGTTTTTTTTCAAGGCTTCCCCATTTGTTTTTATGTTTGTTCAACTAAGATTTTTTTTCCTATCAGTTTTGACCGTATTGCTCGTAGCGCCTTCTTCCTCTTGGAGCGATGCGTCGATTGCAAGCAACCTACCACAAAAACCGGGAAACGAAGCATCTAAAATCTGCGCATACATCGCCTCCTACGCTCCTGGCTATGAATGGCAAGACAGACTGGAAAAGTCACTGAAAAAAACCTTAAAAAACCATTGTACGATCAAAACTCATTACATGAACTCTAAAAAACTCTCGAGTTTTGAGCAATTAAAAGCCGCTGGTGATAAAGCTAAAGACTTTATTGAGAACATTAATCCTAGTCTCGTCATTGTTTCCGATGACAATGCAGTGCAATACGTTTTAAAAGAACATTACCGTAACATCACAACGTCATTTGTATTTTGTGGGGTCAACAATAGCGGTGGCAACTACGGATTACCTTATCGTAATACCACCGGCATGATTGAAACCTCCCCTTATCGCAACCTTTTCCAAATCTTATTCCGTGAATATCCTGGGAAAAGCCATATTGCCTACTTAACGACTACAGGAACCACTGCGGCAAAAAACATTGCAGAATTCCACAGCCTCATTAAAGAGCTTCAATTACCCAAAAGCTCTGCCTATCGCGTGCAATCCGAAGAAGACTGGAAACAGATTTTTACAAAATTGCAAAATGACCCAACAGTCGATTTTATTATTTTGGGGAATAACGCAGCTTTCCCTCAATGGAATCGAAAAGAAAATATTGAATGGGTAAAAACACATACCCGAAAAGTCACTGCTGCCACCCAGAAATGGATGATGGATTATGCAGCCATCGGCTATACTAAAGTTCCAGAAGAGCAAGGTGAATGGGCAGGATTGACTGCCGTTGAAATTTTAAAAGGGGTTCCCATTCAATACTTATCCGTCGTGCCGAACCAGAAATTTACCTTTTGGAAAAATGAATCTTTAATCCAAGAGCTGGAACCCCCACTCTCTGGAAGCCTTCTTAAACAAGCTCGTAGCTTCCAACCTCCGTCAAGTGCAACCCAAGAAGAGAAAGGTTTGCATCCATGA
- a CDS encoding EAL domain-containing protein translates to MKQRHQLDKLSLGDLSLNGFAFLGIFFSFIVFFALQIYWQYNEAKLNFVENTHLLEKRFLLEEQSTETLIKALAHYYSSQVVKSDSDFSHFAQSLIPQHPYIDAFGIAKKLKDSDLNAFIQQQHNRGYESFRIQNKQLFQESSTNFTNDYLAVTQVLPMSPQHSVYLGEDLFSLPTLQHEFANQVEQNSMGLYWLRALMTDQQLVLLNHPIYTTPPSSLTAEERAENVIGSVFLFFNISPFIEQAANSEIAFLESIDLRIDHHPLKHYWPIYRDLSHLSTEDRSLIDSLIFNFFDNFHFTNEISISALRDTIRLKIVANWDQNALDVISATLWGAIGGLLFLLLNFVISVFGTYTKRLFKMQSRLEEILHTSHDAVIITNKSGEILSWNPRCEELFGYHYDEMIGQSLIQLFTQLSENNLQDPVEQKLLKLFSKDSPAGKALTFNEKLLELYLLNRDKKRILVEISYSILSVNDTEEISLFIQDITYQRQTESEIKQLAYYDPLTNLENRVLFKQNFESLLNRPNTPDFSVYFIDLDGFKQINDTLGHSIGDELLKVIARRIVNTIQGAHCPHHICRFGGDEFIILIETADDNLTKVLLERLLLKIQRMIRIDGNEMQVSASIGVTFYPEHGKDMDTLLRHADTAMYEAKGLGKNTYSIYQNEMTEQLSRRLLLEKHLRLALEYNEFSLVYQPQMDLESGQIIGVEALIRWNNQSLGFISPDQFIPIAEESRMIIEIGDWVVDTCIQQLIKWQHTQMDGLHIAINVSSVQFNFAGFVDGVYDKMRKAGLPSKLLEIELTERTVMDNADENVERFNDIRNQGFGLSVDDFGTGYSSLSYLKRFPLSILKIDKSFVDGLPTDDDDISIATAILNLAHSLNINVVAEGVETIEQLLFLKEAKCNYAQGYFISRPLPAKDFEAWLEQKTRCFYQSEEFHLALKKITSSEIEGFEAKTALTKTDLSSDA, encoded by the coding sequence ATGAAACAGCGTCACCAACTTGACAAGTTATCACTGGGAGACTTAAGCCTTAACGGATTTGCTTTTTTGGGGATCTTCTTTAGTTTTATCGTTTTTTTCGCCCTCCAAATCTATTGGCAGTATAACGAAGCCAAACTCAACTTTGTTGAAAACACACACCTTCTTGAAAAGCGTTTTTTGTTAGAAGAGCAAAGCACTGAAACATTAATCAAGGCACTGGCACACTATTACTCTAGCCAAGTGGTTAAATCAGACAGTGACTTTAGCCACTTTGCGCAAAGCCTAATCCCACAACACCCCTATATAGATGCATTTGGAATTGCAAAAAAACTTAAAGATAGCGATCTGAATGCGTTTATCCAACAGCAACATAATCGAGGCTATGAATCATTTAGAATTCAAAACAAGCAACTCTTCCAAGAATCATCCACGAATTTCACCAACGACTATTTAGCCGTCACACAAGTATTACCCATGAGTCCGCAGCACTCCGTTTATTTGGGGGAAGATTTATTTAGTTTGCCAACCTTGCAGCATGAGTTTGCAAATCAAGTCGAACAGAACAGCATGGGACTCTACTGGTTAAGAGCCCTAATGACTGACCAACAACTGGTGTTACTCAACCACCCGATTTACACGACACCGCCAAGCAGTCTGACTGCTGAAGAGCGTGCGGAAAATGTCATTGGTAGCGTCTTCTTGTTTTTCAACATTTCACCGTTTATCGAACAAGCTGCTAACTCAGAAATTGCTTTTTTAGAGTCAATCGATTTACGAATTGACCATCACCCACTAAAACATTACTGGCCGATTTACCGCGATCTTTCTCACCTCTCCACTGAAGATCGAAGCCTCATCGATTCATTGATTTTCAATTTTTTTGACAATTTTCATTTCACAAATGAAATCAGTATTTCAGCGTTGCGCGATACCATCCGTTTAAAAATCGTCGCAAACTGGGATCAAAACGCATTAGATGTGATTTCTGCCACCTTATGGGGAGCAATCGGTGGGTTGCTATTCTTATTACTGAATTTCGTCATTAGCGTGTTTGGAACTTACACGAAACGCTTATTCAAAATGCAATCACGCCTAGAAGAAATTTTGCATACGTCACATGATGCGGTGATTATCACCAATAAATCAGGTGAGATTCTAAGTTGGAACCCTCGCTGCGAAGAACTGTTTGGCTATCACTATGACGAAATGATCGGTCAGTCACTGATTCAACTTTTTACACAGCTTTCAGAAAATAACCTACAAGACCCAGTAGAGCAAAAACTGCTTAAATTATTTTCAAAAGATTCACCGGCCGGTAAAGCTTTAACATTCAATGAAAAATTATTGGAACTTTACCTGCTCAATCGGGACAAAAAACGTATTCTGGTTGAGATTTCTTACTCGATTTTATCCGTCAATGATACCGAAGAGATCAGTCTATTTATCCAAGACATCACCTATCAAAGACAAACGGAATCTGAAATCAAGCAGTTGGCGTATTACGACCCTCTGACAAACCTAGAAAACCGGGTTCTATTTAAACAGAATTTTGAAAGTCTATTAAATCGCCCAAACACACCCGATTTTAGCGTGTACTTTATTGACTTGGATGGCTTCAAACAGATCAACGATACCCTTGGTCACAGCATTGGTGATGAGCTATTAAAAGTGATTGCTCGAAGAATCGTCAACACGATTCAAGGCGCACATTGTCCACATCATATCTGCAGGTTTGGTGGCGACGAATTCATTATCTTAATTGAAACCGCAGACGACAACCTCACTAAAGTACTCCTTGAACGCCTGTTGTTGAAAATACAACGCATGATTCGCATCGATGGCAATGAAATGCAAGTCAGTGCCAGTATTGGTGTCACCTTCTACCCTGAGCATGGTAAAGATATGGACACCCTTCTTCGTCATGCAGATACCGCCATGTATGAAGCCAAAGGGCTAGGAAAAAACACTTATTCAATTTATCAAAACGAGATGACCGAACAACTTTCTCGCCGCTTATTACTTGAAAAACACCTGAGACTGGCACTGGAATACAATGAATTCAGTCTAGTCTATCAGCCGCAGATGGATTTAGAATCCGGCCAAATAATTGGTGTTGAAGCATTAATTCGTTGGAACAACCAATCGCTCGGCTTTATCAGTCCTGACCAATTTATTCCGATTGCTGAGGAGAGCCGAATGATTATTGAAATCGGCGACTGGGTGGTCGACACCTGCATTCAGCAACTCATCAAGTGGCAACACACGCAAATGGATGGTCTCCACATCGCTATTAACGTCAGTAGCGTTCAGTTCAACTTCGCAGGATTTGTCGATGGCGTTTATGACAAAATGCGCAAAGCCGGACTGCCTTCAAAATTGCTTGAAATCGAATTGACCGAACGCACAGTTATGGACAATGCCGATGAAAATGTCGAACGCTTTAACGATATTCGTAACCAAGGATTTGGTTTATCGGTGGATGACTTTGGGACCGGCTATTCATCACTGAGTTATTTAAAACGATTCCCTCTAAGCATTTTGAAAATCGATAAAAGCTTTGTAGACGGTTTGCCAACCGATGATGACGATATTAGTATTGCCACGGCAATTTTGAATTTAGCTCATAGTTTAAACATCAATGTTGTCGCTGAAGGCGTTGAAACCATTGAACAACTGCTATTCTTAAAAGAGGCAAAATGTAACTATGCACAAGGCTACTTTATTAGCCGCCCACTTCCTGCCAAAGACTTTGAGGCTTGGCTTGAGCAGAAAACGCGCTGCTTCTATCAATCAGAAGAATTCCATCTCGCCCTGAAAAAAATTACCTCTTCAGAAATTGAAGGATTTGAAGCTAAGACAGCACTTACCAAAACGGATTTATCATCCGATGCGTAA
- the yidD gene encoding membrane protein insertion efficiency factor YidD — MRNGQKYNPFFWMLYLLIRFYQLFISPVIGPRCRFYPTCSSYTIEALKTHGVICGSWLAIKRISSCHPGNPGGVDPVPECGCHCKSHRPVESSDSNSKNLPSHTSKDED, encoded by the coding sequence ATGCGTAATGGACAAAAATACAACCCCTTTTTTTGGATGCTATATTTACTGATACGCTTTTATCAACTATTTATTAGCCCAGTTATTGGCCCTCGTTGCCGTTTCTATCCAACCTGTTCAAGCTACACGATTGAAGCCTTGAAAACCCACGGAGTGATTTGCGGCAGTTGGCTAGCCATTAAGCGGATAAGTTCTTGCCACCCAGGCAATCCAGGAGGCGTAGATCCAGTCCCAGAATGCGGTTGTCATTGCAAATCACACCGGCCGGTAGAAAGTTCAGATTCCAACTCTAAGAATCTCCCCTCTCATACCAGCAAAGATGAAGACTGA
- the ppk1 gene encoding polyphosphate kinase 1, producing MNDSSAPDALDYPKFINRERSLLEFNRRVLAQAKRDDIPLLERLKYLCISSSNMDEFFEVRLASLYEMSHEPNMRTKPDNANPNEVIDELSDVAHNIVQDQYATLNHILVPELQKEGIRFLRRTHWNDTQKSWINQFFKESLQPVFSAVGLDPSHPFPRVLNKSLNFIVSLEGKDAFGRSNGLAIVPVPRSLPRIIKLPDHATDGDNDFVFLSSILHAHVSELFPGMTVTGCYQFRLTRNTNLFIDEEEVEDIMSALRGELSSRDYGGAIRLEVADNCPPHLVEYLLDRFQLTRRALYQVHGPVNLHRLNAVPDMAQRPDLQFEPFTPKKLSKKLPPTKAFKLFTRQKKTDSIFEQIAAKDILLHHPYDSFAPVINFLKQAAKDPEVLAIRMTLYRTGEKSDIIKALERAAQNGKEVTAVVELRARFDEDNNITQAMKLQEAGAHVVYGVVGYKTHAKMIHVVRREAGKIKFYTHLGTGNYHHITTRFYTDFGLLTANQTIGEDVSKVFQQLTSLGDTKGLSKLLQSPFTLQSGMVERIQREADNARKGLPARIIAKMNGLEEEGVIEALYEASQAGVKIDLIIRGICSLRPGVPGLSENITVTSIIGRFLEHHRIYYFANHGKDPELFCSSADWMRRNLFSRVETCFPVLDHECFQQVYTEGLVIYLEDNIGAWQLQPDGCYKSVKELNPNLPDFSSQQSLIDKYNAN from the coding sequence ATGAACGACTCATCTGCACCTGATGCACTCGACTATCCTAAGTTTATCAACCGTGAACGCAGCCTTTTAGAGTTTAACCGACGCGTTCTCGCACAAGCCAAACGTGATGATATTCCTCTTTTGGAGAGGTTAAAATACCTGTGTATTTCAAGTTCTAATATGGATGAATTTTTTGAGGTCCGTCTGGCTAGTTTGTATGAAATGAGTCACGAACCCAATATGAGAACCAAACCGGATAACGCCAATCCAAATGAGGTTATTGATGAACTTTCAGATGTCGCACACAACATAGTGCAAGATCAATATGCGACTTTGAACCATATTTTAGTACCCGAACTGCAAAAGGAAGGCATCCGTTTTTTACGTCGAACACACTGGAATGACACGCAAAAAAGCTGGATTAACCAATTTTTTAAAGAGTCGCTGCAACCTGTTTTCAGCGCAGTCGGTCTCGACCCATCTCACCCATTCCCTCGCGTACTCAATAAAAGTTTGAACTTTATTGTCTCACTTGAAGGCAAAGATGCCTTTGGTCGATCCAATGGGTTAGCGATTGTGCCAGTCCCTCGCTCTCTACCTCGTATTATCAAGCTTCCCGACCATGCAACCGATGGTGACAACGATTTTGTTTTCTTATCATCGATTCTTCATGCTCACGTATCGGAGCTTTTCCCAGGGATGACTGTTACAGGGTGTTACCAATTCCGTTTGACTCGTAACACAAACCTATTTATCGATGAAGAAGAAGTCGAAGACATTATGAGTGCACTTCGAGGAGAACTATCAAGTCGTGATTACGGTGGAGCGATTCGTTTAGAAGTCGCAGACAACTGCCCTCCACATTTGGTCGAATACTTACTAGACCGTTTCCAACTGACTCGCCGAGCGTTATATCAAGTTCACGGGCCGGTAAATTTACATCGATTGAATGCAGTGCCTGATATGGCACAACGTCCTGACTTGCAATTTGAACCTTTTACGCCGAAAAAACTGTCTAAAAAGCTACCTCCTACAAAGGCATTTAAACTGTTTACCCGTCAAAAGAAAACAGACAGTATTTTTGAACAGATTGCCGCCAAAGATATTCTGTTACACCACCCTTATGACTCTTTTGCTCCGGTCATTAATTTCCTTAAGCAAGCCGCCAAGGATCCTGAGGTTTTAGCTATTCGCATGACGCTTTACCGCACAGGTGAAAAATCGGACATTATCAAAGCGTTGGAACGCGCAGCACAAAATGGTAAAGAAGTCACCGCAGTGGTTGAACTTCGTGCTCGTTTTGACGAAGACAATAACATTACCCAAGCCATGAAACTGCAGGAAGCTGGTGCCCATGTGGTTTACGGAGTGGTTGGCTATAAAACCCATGCCAAGATGATTCATGTCGTTCGTCGAGAAGCTGGAAAGATCAAATTCTACACGCACCTTGGGACAGGAAACTATCATCACATCACCACACGTTTCTATACTGATTTTGGTCTATTGACCGCGAATCAAACCATTGGAGAAGATGTATCCAAAGTTTTTCAGCAGTTGACAAGTTTGGGCGACACCAAAGGCCTGAGCAAATTACTGCAATCACCTTTCACATTGCAAAGTGGAATGGTCGAGCGCATTCAAAGAGAAGCAGACAATGCACGCAAAGGTTTACCGGCCCGTATTATTGCCAAAATGAATGGTTTAGAAGAAGAAGGTGTTATTGAAGCCCTTTATGAAGCTTCCCAAGCAGGTGTCAAAATTGATTTAATCATTCGAGGAATATGCAGTCTTCGTCCTGGAGTACCTGGATTGTCTGAAAACATTACCGTCACCTCAATTATTGGTCGCTTTTTAGAGCATCATCGAATTTACTATTTTGCCAATCATGGCAAAGATCCAGAACTGTTCTGCTCAAGTGCCGACTGGATGCGTCGTAACCTATTCTCACGTGTAGAGACTTGCTTCCCAGTACTTGATCACGAATGTTTCCAACAAGTTTACACTGAAGGTTTGGTCATTTATCTAGAAGATAATATCGGTGCCTGGCAATTACAGCCAGATGGTTGCTATAAATCCGTTAAAGAACTTAATCCAAACCTCCCGGACTTTTCCTCACAGCAGAGCTTAATCGATAAATACAACGCAAATTAG
- the ppx gene encoding exopolyphosphatase, which yields MPNTQTSTITSDTLQTSFALSPESIGISPKEDAFYAAIDLGSNSFHMIVARQTHGQVQIVDKHKEMVRLRAGLDSKNNLTVSAFEHGIACLERFGQRIKDIPAENIRAVGTNTLRNAKNSREFLAQARKALGHSIQIIAGQEEARLIYLGVAHGLPKSDEQRLVMDIGGGSTEYIIGKGIQNSHLTSTEMGCVSMTQAFFDNDQITLEKMADAITKCRQILRPHVQQLKQQSWDCAFGASGTIKAIGQILEQNQWSEGGITFTGLQKLTDKLIAAGGCETAKIEGLKDERKPVLAGGLAILMATFMELEIDVMQVSANALREGLIYDTLGRLYADDARNSSVRALQKWMRVDEAHGEQVAQTALSLFKQSHNVWRLHGSDYNFAQLLTWASQLYECGKAISYKRYRHHSAYLIYQSELAGFDQQEKQILSLLTLHHRGKFNRNLFSEFDEELAQQLTYLTLILRLATRIHRGRDQNTPEPTLVIMDNDQIHLEFENNWLEEHPLSRLDLETEAKNLADAGFELTLC from the coding sequence ATGCCCAATACACAGACTTCAACCATAACGTCCGATACCCTTCAGACATCCTTTGCACTTTCACCTGAATCCATTGGAATCAGTCCTAAAGAAGATGCGTTCTATGCAGCGATAGATTTAGGCTCCAATAGCTTTCACATGATTGTGGCTCGACAAACTCACGGGCAAGTGCAAATAGTCGATAAACACAAGGAAATGGTTCGTTTACGGGCCGGCCTCGATTCAAAAAACAATCTCACCGTGAGTGCTTTTGAACATGGCATTGCCTGCCTAGAACGTTTTGGCCAACGCATAAAAGATATTCCGGCTGAAAATATTCGTGCCGTAGGTACCAACACTTTGCGAAATGCAAAAAACAGCAGAGAGTTCCTTGCTCAAGCAAGAAAAGCGCTCGGCCACAGCATTCAAATTATTGCCGGCCAAGAAGAGGCTCGTCTAATTTATCTAGGGGTTGCTCATGGCTTACCAAAAAGTGATGAACAACGCCTAGTCATGGATATTGGCGGTGGCAGTACCGAATACATTATCGGTAAAGGCATTCAAAACAGTCATTTGACCTCGACCGAAATGGGTTGCGTATCCATGACTCAAGCATTTTTTGATAATGACCAAATCACGCTTGAGAAAATGGCTGACGCCATTACCAAATGTCGTCAAATTCTTCGCCCCCATGTTCAGCAACTCAAGCAACAGAGCTGGGATTGCGCTTTCGGCGCCTCAGGAACCATTAAAGCTATTGGTCAAATCTTGGAACAGAATCAATGGAGTGAAGGTGGCATTACATTTACCGGCCTGCAAAAGCTCACAGATAAGCTGATTGCCGCTGGCGGCTGTGAAACCGCCAAAATAGAAGGATTAAAAGACGAGCGAAAACCGGTTTTAGCCGGAGGTTTAGCAATTTTAATGGCAACTTTTATGGAACTTGAAATTGATGTCATGCAAGTTTCTGCCAACGCTCTACGCGAAGGTTTGATTTACGACACACTTGGTCGACTCTATGCCGATGATGCGCGTAATAGTAGCGTACGAGCTTTGCAAAAATGGATGCGAGTGGACGAAGCGCATGGTGAACAGGTTGCGCAAACCGCCCTTTCGCTTTTTAAACAATCTCATAATGTTTGGCGCCTGCATGGTTCGGACTATAACTTTGCGCAGTTGCTCACTTGGGCAAGTCAGCTTTACGAATGTGGTAAAGCAATCAGCTATAAACGCTACCGCCATCACAGTGCCTATTTAATTTACCAATCAGAACTAGCCGGTTTCGACCAGCAAGAGAAACAAATTCTTAGCCTGTTGACGCTTCATCATCGCGGTAAATTCAATCGAAATTTATTCTCAGAATTTGACGAAGAACTGGCTCAACAACTGACCTATTTGACGTTGATTTTGCGTCTTGCCACACGAATTCATCGAGGTCGAGACCAAAACACACCAGAGCCAACACTCGTGATTATGGATAATGACCAGATTCACCTTGAATTTGAAAATAATTGGCTGGAAGAACATCCTCTCAGTCGATTGGATTTAGAAACCGAAGCCAAAAACTTGGCTGATGCAGGATTTGAGCTAACTCTGTGTTAA